The genomic segment ACTTGCCCCTCTTCCAAAACAGGTGGGAGCAGAGCATGGACATGGGAACGAGTGCTCTCTGCAAGAAGCCGTGGTGGACCTTGCCTGAAAACTTTTGTGCTCCAATGATGTTCTACATGGAAGAGGACCAGGAGGAACTTATCTTTGGTGAGTAGCCCCTGCTAATATCCCCTCCTTCAGCCTTGTCTTCTTGATTTTCAATCTTTCCCTACTCTGCCACCTTCATAATTCTCAGATCCCTTCCCCAAAagccacctccccactccccaaggGCTGGTGGCTGACATTCCCTCCTCTCACCTCTTCTGCTCATAGGGCACAGAGACACATACCTTAGCTGCATCGAGATGAACAGCCACACCCTTATTCAGCTGGAGAGCTGGTTCACAGCTACAGGGCAGACTCGTGTGACTGTAGTGGGACCACACAGGGCCAGGCAGTGGCTGCTGCACATGTTCTGTTGCGTGGGGAGCCAGGACTCCTATCGTCATGCTCGAGGTAGGTATCCTCGGCTGAACTGTGGTAGTGGAGGGCCTTGATGGTGGAGTTCTGGCTGAGTTTTGTGGCATCTTGGATTCTTGAAGAATCCTTTGTGTGGCCGGGGAATCCAGGTGCTTCCCAGAGtccattggggaaaaaaagtgcTCATTTTTTTGTGGCATGAGATTGCTTAAGCTGGAGAAGGTAGCGGGAGGTGTAAATGGGTTACCTTGGAAGGCCAGGGCTGGGGTGACATCCTCCCTGCAATGTCCCTGGTGGAGTCCAGGCCTCCCCTGGGCCCC from the Saimiri boliviensis isolate mSaiBol1 chromosome 4, mSaiBol1.pri, whole genome shotgun sequence genome contains:
- the LOC101044705 gene encoding KH homology domain-containing protein 1, which translates into the protein MDMGTSALCKKPWWTLPENFCAPMMFYMEEDQEELIFGHRDTYLSCIEMNSHTLIQLESWFTATGQTRVTVVGPHRARQWLLHMFCCVGSQDSYRHARGLEMLERVRSQPLTNDDLLTSISVPPYTGDLSLAPRISGTVCLSVPQPSPYQMIGCSGFQLSSLYP